Below is a window of uncultured Cohaesibacter sp. DNA.
CAATTCCGCCCGCCTGTTCGCAGCAGCGCGGCTTGCCTTCTCTGCTTCGGCCTTTCTGTCACGCTCTTTTTTCAGGGATTGCCCGAATTCAGCCAGTGAAGCAAAGGGGGAATCGCTATCAGTTTTCTTGCTCATGGGCCTGGCATTGATCTAGCTCTGAGCCAATCGGAACAAAAGTCGGCTCAGTCATTGTCATCATAAAAGCAATAGGGCTCCCAATCGGAACACCGCACGCTCGTCTGTAAATCAGATAGTCACCCCAGAGCCCGATAGCAACAACAAAGCATGGGCCAAGAGCTGACGCGCCCTATCATTGCAACAATTATACCCCATGTGCAACGGCAGAAGCGCCCAACAGGCTGTAGAATCGCTTATGGACAAAATTTACGAGAGCCAGAGACAAATTAACCAATAGAACGAGTCTGGAACGAATCATGGCCGAATCGCTGACTTACTCAGGTTTCGCCTTTGTTCTTGCAAGATATAGATAACGACATGATGACAGATACAAGATATTGCAAAAGCCAAATATTGCAAGAAACCGGGTACCAGAAGGCCAGAATGAAAAGCGTTAAAATTTTAAACAAGACGCCCCAAAATGAAACAAACCGCCCTTTGTAAAGGAGTTAACTTTGGGGCCACCACAAGACGCCCCGCATTAACCTTTTGAACGCAGACAGAACAAAGTCAGCACGAATCGCTGATGGAACGATGTTTTTATTTTGTTCTGTCTAAATATATGAAAATACCGAGCTGGCGCACCATATCTAGTCCCCCTCCAACCGGCAAAACCGGGCCCACGTTTGGCATCAAGCAAAGCCGTTAAGACAATTTCCCGATTTGATACAGAATTGGCCACAAGAGTGGACGCGCGCTTGCATTTTGCAATTGAGCAACAAAGCAAGAGGGCCAAGAGCGGGATTCGCCCGAGCCGGACAGTCATAAAACGAGAACAGGAGAGAGGAGAGCAGAAAGGGAGACAGAGAGGCAGGAAGCCCCAAGCCTGCCCATAGGAACAAGGCAATAAAAAAGGGGCCATTGGCCCCTTGTCATGAATTCTCGGTCCTGTGTCTGTTGTCGCCGACACCTGCCAGAATCTATTTCCAGACTCTACTGAATGGAGACTTCCCGAGCATTGAGCACCATGCGACCGACCATGGTGCCGATCTGAAGCCGATAAACAGCAACAACAGGCTCATCACCAACCGGAATGAACCAGGCCTCCAGATCCTTGTTGTCTTCCATATATTTGGTGCTCTTCTTGTTGGGACGATGCCCGGCAACAAATCGGATTCGCGCCCCGCAGACCGTTGCGGGTCCATTATAGGCATTCTTCAGGGAAGACCGGATCTCCTTGGTTTCCTTGTAGAAAAGCTCGATATTATAGCGCCAACGCCCGTCAAACATGCGAACGGTGCGATCACAAACGGCCTTGCCCACCCTGTCTTCGTTCGAGCGCACAGACATCAACAGGCCACTGAGTGGATCAACGATACCGCGCGTGTGAACCCGTTGCAGAGGGATGCGATCAGAATGCCGGGAGAGTGGCGGCGAGGCGGAAAACTCGCTGACATTGCCCGACCGCATGGCGATCTGCACCACATTGTGAATCTTGTCTTCCCGGGAATTGAGCGCATACATGGTCGGCAGCATCCGGTCGCCGCTGAAAGACCCCTTGCTGACCGCGCGCCCCTTGCTGTCGATGAAAAGACGGGAAATTCCGGAGGTTTTGGCAAAGGCATCAATGGAATAATTATGGCCCTTGACCGAAGCATCAACCGACCCGCTACCGACGGGAATTCCTGCTATCGAAATGGAAAAGCTGGCATCGATATCGGTTGCCTGCGCCTCAGGCGCAAGGCTGTTCAATCCGAGCATCGCCCCGACAATAACGGCAGCGCGCATGGATGAGACCCATTTTCTACCCCGCAGCGGACAAATACCATTTTCTGAGGTCATGCGTTTCCACTCAAGCATGGTCTTCCCCAACACCCTTCATCTAAAGCACGCTTGCCCGGTCGAACAAGGCGGCCAAATTGACCAATTCAGATCAGGCAGCAAAAAGGCCCGGTCTCGACAGGCAGGATGCATCTGCCCAAAATGCCACGGATTTGTCGGGGGAATTTCCCCGGCGATCTCCGCAAGCCTTCATGGCACACACAGTCTCCACAC
It encodes the following:
- a CDS encoding DUF3108 domain-containing protein, translated to MLEWKRMTSENGICPLRGRKWVSSMRAAVIVGAMLGLNSLAPEAQATDIDASFSISIAGIPVGSGSVDASVKGHNYSIDAFAKTSGISRLFIDSKGRAVSKGSFSGDRMLPTMYALNSREDKIHNVVQIAMRSGNVSEFSASPPLSRHSDRIPLQRVHTRGIVDPLSGLLMSVRSNEDRVGKAVCDRTVRMFDGRWRYNIELFYKETKEIRSSLKNAYNGPATVCGARIRFVAGHRPNKKSTKYMEDNKDLEAWFIPVGDEPVVAVYRLQIGTMVGRMVLNAREVSIQ